A genomic stretch from Juglans microcarpa x Juglans regia isolate MS1-56 chromosome 3S, Jm3101_v1.0, whole genome shotgun sequence includes:
- the LOC121257309 gene encoding phosphate transporter PHO1 homolog 1, with protein MVKFSKQFEGQLVPEWKEAFVDYWQLKKDLKKIHLLNSDNIPNKQQSNSLPNKLLSSLRNFSLFGHQHRNHEAIQVHKKLSSSASKGDMYETELLDQFADTDATKEFFACLDFQLNKANQFYKTKEKEFMDRGESLKKQLGILIELKTALQQRGKGATSQESFEDASISYTISCDEESVKDRIEEEEQLQDNRADDTEQNDVPFTDSLRSDDLSKSMRMKREDGKMRTLSGRVFNYQGKNLKINIPLTTPSRTFSAISYLIWEDLVNPSAKKCGPEGSSNLHINRTKLHHAEKMIRGAFVEIYKGLGYLQTYRKLNMLAFIKILKKFDKVTGKEVLPIYLKVVESSYFDSSDKVMKLEDEVEELFIKHFAEEDRRKAMKYLKPQQHKDSHSVTFFIGLFTGCFLALFVGYVIMAHTMDVYRRQPQSVYMETVYPVFSMFSLLFLHFFLYGCNVFAWRKTRINYSFIFELSPTKELKYKDVFLICTTSLTVVMGVMFAHLSLLTKGYSYGQVQAIPGLLVLIFLLLLVCPFNIFYRSSRYRFLRVIRNIILSPLYKVVMLDFFMADQLCSQVPMLRNLEYVACYYITASYKTGDYGYCMKARHYRDLAYAVSFLPYYWRAMQCARRWFDEGQTSHLVNLGKYVSAMLAAGAKVAFEKEKSVGWLCLVVVMSSAATVYQLYWDFVKDWGLLQMNSKNPWLRNELMLRRKIIYYFSMGLNLILRLAWLQTVLHSSFEHVDYRVTTLFLAALEVTRRGLWNFFRLENEHLNNAGKFRAVKTIPLPFHEVDEQD; from the exons ATGGTGAAGTTCTCTAAGCAGTTTGAAGGTCAGCTTGTTCCTGAATGGAAAGAAGCTTTTGTTGATTATTGGCAACTCAAGAAAGACCTCAAAAAAATCCATCTTCTTAACAGTGACAACATACCCAACAAGCAACAAAGTAACTCTTTACCCAACAAACTCTTGTCCTCTCTTAGGAACTTCTCTTTATTTGGCCACCAACATAGAAACCATGAGGCAATTCAA GTTCATAAGAAACTCTCTTCATCAGCAAGCAAGGGGGATATGTATGAGACTGAACTCCTTGACCAGTTTGCAGATACTGATGCTACCAAAGAATTTTTTGCATGCTTGGACTTCCAACTTAACAAAGCGAATCAGTTCTACAAAACTAAGGAAAAAGAGTTCATGGATAGAGGGGAGTCTTTGAAGAAACAATTGGGGATCCTGATTGAGCTCAAAACAGCATTGCAACAACGAGGCAAAGGAGCTACTTCCCAGGAATCCTTCGAGGATGCCTCTATTTCATACACAATATCATGTG ATGAGGAATCTGTCAAGGAcagaatagaagaagaagaacagctGCAAGACAACAGAGCAGATGACACGGAACAAAATGACGTGCCATTTACAGATTCTCTTAGATCAGATGACCTGAGTAAATCGATGCGGATGAAAAGAGAAGATGGGAAAATGAGGACACTCTCTGGACGTGTTTTCAATTACCAAGGAAAGAACTTGAAGATAAACATTCCTCTGACAACACCCTCTCGCACCTTCTCGGCAATTAGTTATTTAATCTGGGAAGATTTGGTGAATCCATCTGCCAAAAAATGCGGTCCAGAAGGCAGTAGTAATCTGCATATTAACCGAACAAAGTTGCATCACGCAGAGAAGATGATTAGAGGAGCTTTTGTTGAGATCTACAAGGGATTGGGCTATCTACAAACCTACAG GAAGTTGAACATGCTTGCTTTTATAAAGATCTTAAAGAAGTTCGACAAG gtCACTGGAAAAGAAGTTCTTCCCATTTATCTCAAAGTAGTTGAGAGCTCTTATTTTGACAGTTCAGACAAG GTGATGAAGTTGGAGGATGAAGTTGAGGAGCTGTTTATCAAACACTTTGCTGAAGAAGACCGTAGAAAGGCCATGAAATACCTTAAGCCACAACAGCATAAAGACTCGCACTCTGTTACCTTCTTCATTG GGCTATTCACTGGATGTTTCCTAGCACTTTTTGTCGGATATGTTATCATGGCTCATACCATGGATGTGTACAGAAGGCAGCCACAATCAGTTTACATGGAAACAGTCTATCCTGTATTCAG CATGTTCAGCCTACTGTTTTTACATTTCTTTCTGTATGGATGCAATGTTTTTGCGTGGAGAAAGACTCGTATAAACTACAGCTTCATCTTCGAGCTAAGCCCGACCAAGGAGCTCAAGTACAAAGATGTGTTCTTGATCTGTACCACCTCATTGACTGTTGTCATGGGGGTCATGTTTGCTCATTTGTCACTACTAACGAAAGGGTATTCTTATGGCCAAGTCCAAGCTATACCTGGCCTGCTCGtattg ATCTTCTTGCTATTACTCGTGTGCCCTTTCAATATCTTTTATCGATCAAGCCGTTATCGTTTCCTTCGGGTGATTCGGAACATCATTTTATCCCCTCTCTACAAG GTTGTCATGCTGGACTTCTTCATGGCTGATCAACTCTGTAGTCAG GTCCCAATGCTTAGGAATCTAGAATATGTGGCATGTTACTATATAACTGCTAGCTATAAGACTGGGGACTATGGATATTGCATGAAGGCCAGGCATTACCGGGATCTTGCTTATGCAGTTTCCTTCCTGCCATATTACTGGAGGGCAATGCAG TGTGCTCGGCGGTGGTTTGATGAGGGACAGACAAGCCACCTTGTCAACCTAGGCAAATATGTATCAGCAATGTTAGCAGCAGGGGCCAAGGTAGcctttgagaaagaaaaaagtgtcGGATGGCTGTGTCTTGTTGTGGTCATGTCCAGTGCTGCAACAGTGTACCAGTTGTATTGGGACTTTGTAAAGGACTGGGGTCTGCTCCAAATGAATTCCAAGAACCCCTGGCTCAGGAATGAATTAATGCTTCGGCGAAAGATCATTTACTACTTCTCTATG GGATTAAACCTTATTCTCAGGCTTGCTTGGTTGCAAACTGTTCTCCACTCAAGTTTTGAACATGTTGACTACAGAGTCACTACCCTGTTTTTAGCAGCCCTTGAAGTCACTAGGAGAGGGCTGTGGAATTTTTTCAG GTTGGAGAATGAGCATCTAAATAATGCAGGCAAGTTTAGAGCAGTTAAGACAATACCCTTGCCTTTTCATGAAGTGGATGAGCAAGATTGA
- the LOC121257308 gene encoding uncharacterized protein LOC121257308 → MAVTTGCRFTPALPRLSSPVQNPQKSVHCLLCPSSFKPISPSKPNPSFALYRSRTSRTTVVAPKRAYRILADSGLVEDSSEKQPESEPEVSGTGAHIDIKLPRRSLLVQFTCDLCGERTKRLVNRLAYERGLIYVQCAGCLRYHKLVDNIGLIVEYDLQEKINMDSDTDQL, encoded by the exons ATGGCGGTAACAACTGGGTGCCGTTTCACTCCCGCCCTTCCTCGTCTCTCCTCTCCTGTACAGAACCCTCAAAAATCCGTTCATTGCCTTCTGTGTCCCAGCTCCTTCAAACCCATTTCACCGTCCAAGCCAAACCCTTCTTTTGCACTATACAG GTCCAGGACTTCTCGGACAACAGTGGTGGCACCGAAGCGAGCGTACCGGATATTGGCGGATTCTGGATTGGTTGAAGATAGTTCTGAGAAACAACCGGAGTCGGAACCGGAAGTCTCGGGCACG GGTGCACATATTGACATAAAACTTCCAAGAAGAAGCTTGCTTGTACAATTTActtgtgatttgtgtggtgaaAGAACAAAGAGGCTTGTTAATCGATTGGCCTATGAGCGGGGCCTTATTTATGTACAG TGTGCAGGGTGTCTTCGTTATCACAAATTAGTTGACAACATCGGCCTCATAGTTGAGTATGACTTACAGGAGAAAATCAATATGGACTCAGATACCGATCAACTTTGA